TTTCATGTACTTTATCTATCCTGAAATCTTCTGCAGTGGTGAAACTCAGATTTTGGCTCTCAATGGGTAAATCTGCATTActactaaataatttgtgtgtAGCCTTTTTAATGCTATTCAAAATGCCTGTTTCGCCTCTCACAACATCAATTCTTAATGACAATAGTACTATAAGACACTTACAAATCATGTTTATGTTATcgttattaaatttgtatcaatCACCAATCGACTAAGTTTATATAGTTACAAgttattcaattattaattggcTATATACGCACTCAAACAAGTTAGATAGTTATCAGTTTTGACAGCCAAATAAATGGCCAATGTTACCAAAATAAAGAaactatttaattaaatcgAAAGGAATAGTTACTAAAATCGCTAAGAAAAATCCCTGATTATGTGTGACATGATTCTAATTTCTACAACTCCTACATGTAATGCATAGATCATGGTAATATAAGGTTGGGTATCACTCACTAGTAGACCATAGCGATCTTTATAATCCCTATTAAGCTGTATAATTTTACCcattttttgtttttattttaaaattatatatgcaAATGACAGAAATATACACTAATAACTAAAAACAAACTATTGGCGATGGCAAATGAACATGCTCAGTTTGGAGAATCCAGTACAAATGAAAACATCACCGTAACGACGGTAAATAAGAATAAGAAATATCGCCGCGACAAGCCATGGGATGATGAAAACATAGACCATTGGGAAATTCAACCATTCAAACCAGTAATcataatatcaatttagGAAGATAACTTAGGGGGCCATTTTGCAGAGGAAAGTAGCTTCGCCACCCTATTTCCTAAATATCGCGAAAAATACATCCAATCTATATGGGCAGATGTCAAAAAGTAATACTGCAAGTAATTTAGATGTCTTGGAGAACATAATATTAGATGCAATTTGGATCTTGTTGAGGGATCAATGTCTGTCTACACATCCAAAAAAACTTGGGACCcgtatatcatcattaagGCCAGGGACATGATCAAGCTTTTAGCACGCAGTGTCCCTTTTGCACAAGCACGAAAAATACTGCTTGATGGTGTATATTGTGACATTGTCAAAATTGGCGGTTTGATCAGGAATAAGGAGAAGTTTGTCAAAAGGAGACAAAGGTTAGTAGGCCCTGGAGGGACTACTTTAAAAGCATTAGAAATACTCACGGAATGCTATATTCTGACACAGGGGCAAACTGTGTCTATTATGGGCCCATTCAAGGGCGTTAAATTGGCAAGGCGAATTGTGGAAGATTGCATGAGAAACATTCACCCAGTATACCATATCAAAGAGTTAATGATCAAAAGAGAGTTAAATAAGGATGAGAATTTGAAGAATGAAAATTGGGACAGATTCTTACCTCAATTCAAAAAACGCAATGTGCAGCGTAAAAAGTTTAAGTCCAAGAAAAAGAATTCAAATAGCATAATTCCAGATCAGGTAATTAGGCAAATTGATACAGACACCAAGGAAGGAGGATATTATGTTGGAAACAGGCGAGTATTTTTTGAAGGAGCATGTGCGTAAGGAGAAGGCGTTGAAAGAGAAGAAGAGGCGGAAAACTATAAAACTTGAAGAATACATCAAAACATATGACCCAAAAAATTCAGCTCTTAATaagaataaaaatgatgtCACTAAAAATGACGATGATGCTGGTGAAATTAGAAAGGAGCCTGAAAATATAAGAAAAAAAGCAAAATTGAGTAGTTTGAATACCCAAACTGCTagaaaattaattttgtaaattaatagTCGCAacataacatttttatcacaGAATGtggtttaaatatatagttTGACCAACGGTATGGTAATATAAGCATTGCAGGCGTTGGATAGAATCTTACCCACATACACTAAGTGTAACATTGTTAAACTATCtatgcaaatatttaaacaaaaaattgtgtattgtatattagtttGATTATTCTATCATGCCTTTCCATGGATAAATCTGAGTTGGCGATTAAAGTGAGCAAGTTGCAGAATAAATTAAGGGAGTTATCTGAAAATGTAAGGTTAATGTTACATAGGATTGTGAAACTCCTATGCAAAAGCTGAAAAAACTAGAAAATCTCGGAGatgaaatatttccaattatAGAATCTCCAACGCTGCAGCATGAAGATGAATCTACTAAAGTAGGCATTCATCAACTCAGGGTTTAACTGCTGAACTACAGTTAACTATTAAAAACTTGGACAAAATCAGAGGGGATCTTTTATCAGGTATGCTTTGAAATATCTagaaataaaaaatcaactTCATAATCCAAACTCAGATGGTAATCATAGTGTCTACCAACCCATAGCCGATGAACCTTCACCTTCAAATTATGATGAAACTGCTAGAACTACCAGGACTGGACGCAAAAAGACATTACTTTCATCGAATACCAAAGATATTATGCCAAAATTAAAAGATGAAACTCCCCCAAAATACTCTAACCAAATGGTTATGGATTTACAGCAGAAATTGCTGAAGGATGATGTATTTGTTGAGGATTCCAAGTTGTTAAGTGAGAGGACAACGAGGCTGAAGCGATTGGAGGAGGAATTAGTGGGAATACAGGATCTGTATATCCAAGTTAGTGATCAGACTATGTCACAGGGTGAACAGTTGGATTCGATTGAGAATAATATGGCAACTGCGGCAAACCATTCCAAGGCTAtgaaaaatgaatttaacaTTACTATTGAAAGGAACAGGTGGCCTAAGAAGTTAATTATTTCACTTTTCATTATTTCTTTGATTTGCACAGCAGTTATTTACTTTTCATTTTCTCGCCGATAAACGATAAACtactatatattataaaattaaacaaaattgattaattttaaagTACCAGCAGTAACTTGATTGTAAACAATAAACTAGTTACTTAACAATTGGCACAATAgttaactaattaatattcCATTTCAATGAACACGTGGCAAAGAGGGCtttggataatattaacCCTTCCTTTGGCAGCAAAC
The DNA window shown above is from Babesia microti strain RI chromosome III, complete genome and carries:
- a CDS encoding syntaxin, Qa-SNARE family (SYN13) (overlaps_old_locusTagID:BBM_III00495), which translates into the protein MDKSELAIKVSKLQNKLRELSENDCETPMQKLKKLENLGDEIFPIIESPTLQHEDESTKGLTAELQLTIKNLDKIRGDLLSEIKNQLHNPNSDGNHSVYQPIADEPSPSNYDETARTTRTGRKKTLLSSNTKDIMPKLKDETPPKYSNQMVMDLQQKLLKDDVFVEDSKLLSERTTRLKRLEEELVGIQDLYIQVSDQTMSQGEQLDSIENNMATAANHSKAMKNEFNITIERNRWPKKLIISLFIISLICTAVIYFSFSRR
- a CDS encoding KRR1, ribosomal RNA assembly protein (overlaps_old_locusTagID:BBM_III00490), with the translated sequence MANEHAQFGESSTNENITVTTVNKNKKYRRDKPWDDENIDHWEIQPFKPEDNLGGHFAEESSFATLFPKYREKYIQSIWADVKKCLGEHNIRCNLDLVEGSMSVYTSKKTWDPYIIIKARDMIKLLARSVPFAQARKILLDGVYCDIVKIGGLIRNKEKFVKRRQRLVGPGGTTLKALEILTECYILTQGQTVSIMGPFKGVKLARRIVEDCMRNIHPVYHIKELMIKRELNKDENLKNENWDRFLPQFKKRNVQRKKFKSKKKNSNSIIPDQTPRKEDIMLETGEYFLKEHVRKEKALKEKKRRKTIKLEEYIKTYDPKNSALNKNKNDVTKNDDDAGEIRKEPENIRKKAKLSSLNTQTARKLIL